The following coding sequences lie in one Amycolatopsis cihanbeyliensis genomic window:
- a CDS encoding glycoside hydrolase family 5 protein, which produces MFTTLLVALTAVTSLAVPARQPEVGWVGPLSTQGRYIVDADGDRFMLKAGNWHGASGTWTGSGDRADPANHHAGERSNGIPLGLDRAPVREILDSFHELGINSVRLPFSNEMIRDGSLVPDAAVAANPRLRGLTRLEVYDAVVEALTADGFAVVLNNHTNTSRWCCGVDGNERWNSSQTTERWVADWLRMARRYAGNPRVVGADLYNEVRRDVLDDPNWGGGDEHDWHAAARRAADRILTEANPDLLIIIEGINWFGLPVDGLPHGRPTLEPARTLSHTLVRSGKLVYSAHFYGYTGPRHSGATGIGETSDPRYQDLSRAELFAVLQRQAFFVTEEGRHFTAPLWISEFGVGGREETDPKARAWFANFVDFLVARETSFAYWPLVGWHEDRRGNGWALVHWDAEGNRMSIDDGDDWRASAWRRLVTAPHESARPADRWRQLAPDHADAVRSMRMRAEPDWDRGARKAACPDGLRLVGLSHTGGRGLCSDAGGGAPWRGGYRVVTDERYVDTDWAPGYTKFQCPEGHFATGYALRGADFSALLCVRSGRAPGQWSDVVWFDRGDARPPGAAGGDFAHGHYKGQCARDAQVAGVAWTRRLGSPAGTPDALLCRNMA; this is translated from the coding sequence ATGTTCACAACCTTGCTGGTGGCGCTGACCGCCGTCACGTCACTGGCCGTGCCCGCGCGGCAACCGGAGGTCGGCTGGGTAGGGCCGCTCAGCACCCAGGGCCGGTACATCGTTGATGCCGATGGCGACCGCTTCATGCTCAAGGCGGGCAACTGGCACGGGGCCAGCGGGACCTGGACGGGCAGCGGTGACCGCGCCGACCCGGCCAACCATCACGCGGGTGAGCGGAGCAACGGCATCCCGCTCGGCCTCGACCGCGCGCCCGTGCGGGAGATCCTGGACAGTTTTCACGAACTGGGCATCAACAGCGTCCGGCTGCCCTTCTCCAACGAGATGATCCGGGACGGCTCGCTGGTGCCGGACGCGGCGGTGGCGGCGAATCCGCGTCTGCGCGGCCTCACCCGGCTCGAGGTGTACGACGCCGTGGTCGAGGCGCTGACCGCGGACGGCTTCGCTGTCGTGCTGAACAACCACACCAACACCTCGCGCTGGTGTTGCGGGGTGGACGGCAACGAGCGCTGGAACAGCAGCCAGACCACCGAGCGCTGGGTGGCCGACTGGTTGCGGATGGCCCGCAGGTACGCGGGCAACCCGCGGGTGGTCGGCGCGGACCTGTACAACGAGGTGCGCCGGGACGTGCTGGACGATCCGAACTGGGGCGGCGGCGATGAGCACGACTGGCACGCCGCGGCGCGGCGTGCCGCCGATCGCATCCTCACCGAGGCCAACCCGGACCTGCTGATCATCATCGAGGGGATCAACTGGTTCGGTCTGCCGGTGGACGGCCTTCCGCACGGGCGGCCCACCCTGGAACCGGCTCGTACCCTCTCGCACACGCTGGTGCGGTCCGGCAAGCTGGTGTACTCGGCGCATTTCTACGGCTACACCGGCCCGCGGCACAGCGGTGCCACCGGTATCGGGGAGACCAGCGATCCGCGATACCAGGACCTGTCCCGCGCCGAGTTGTTCGCGGTACTCCAGCGGCAGGCGTTCTTCGTCACCGAGGAGGGGCGGCACTTCACCGCGCCGTTGTGGATCAGCGAGTTCGGTGTCGGCGGGCGGGAGGAGACCGATCCGAAGGCGCGTGCCTGGTTCGCGAACTTCGTCGACTTCCTCGTCGCGCGCGAAACGAGCTTCGCCTACTGGCCGCTGGTCGGCTGGCATGAGGACCGGCGGGGCAACGGCTGGGCCCTCGTGCACTGGGACGCCGAGGGCAACCGGATGAGCATCGACGACGGTGACGACTGGCGCGCCTCCGCGTGGCGCAGGCTGGTCACCGCGCCCCATGAGTCGGCCCGGCCGGCCGACCGCTGGCGGCAGCTCGCCCCTGACCACGCGGACGCGGTGCGTTCGATGCGGATGCGCGCCGAACCGGACTGGGATCGCGGGGCCCGCAAGGCGGCCTGCCCGGACGGGCTCCGGCTGGTCGGGCTCAGCCACACTGGTGGGCGTGGGCTGTGTTCCGACGCCGGGGGCGGTGCGCCGTGGCGCGGCGGGTACCGGGTGGTGACCGACGAGCGATATGTCGATACCGACTGGGCGCCCGGCTACACCAAGTTCCAGTGTCCCGAAGGGCATTTCGCGACCGGCTACGCTCTGCGCGGGGCGGACTTTTCCGCCCTGCTTTGCGTGCGTTCCGGCCGGGCACCCGGGCAGTGGTCGGATGTCGTGTGGTTCGACCGGGGCGATGCCCGCCCGCCGGGGGCCGCGGGCGGTGACTTCGCGCACGGGCACTACAAAGGCCAGTGCGCCCGCGACGCCCAGGTGGCCGGGGTCGCCTGGACCCGGCGCCTCGGCTCGCCCGCGGGAACCCCGGACGCCTTGCTGTGCCGGAACATGGCCTGA
- a CDS encoding cytochrome P450 family protein, with product MPDQVSADTLPAPFDSAYFADPYAILAELRESGPVHRVATPEGDPIWLLTREADIRAALTDPRLALNRIHSRGGYAGFALPPALDANLLNRDGADHTRIRRLVSGAFTPARAEALGAGIRSTATRLARTIAERGGGDLVADYAAPLPLAAIGDLLDVPEPDRERFAQWTSTMLAPANRAQVTESVQSIHRFLLELIAARRANPGEDLLSTWIGARDQASPDNAAADNTTFDATLDATLDDEHRLDENELVSLTFLVLWAGIENITHLISHGMLLLLRRPDQLAALRADPALLPAMVEELLRYAHPNVLSIRRFTTAEVEIGGVRIPAGDTVMLALASANRDPARFPDPGHLDPARADNPHLAFGHGPHYCLGAALARLELRIAFGVLLEQVPAMELAIPEHELRWRPSFRSLGLLSLPVRGGCDGQR from the coding sequence GTGCCCGATCAGGTATCCGCCGACACCCTTCCGGCGCCGTTCGACTCCGCCTACTTCGCGGATCCCTACGCCATCCTCGCCGAGCTGCGAGAGTCCGGGCCGGTCCACCGCGTGGCGACCCCGGAGGGCGATCCGATCTGGCTCCTCACCCGCGAGGCCGACATCCGGGCCGCGCTCACCGATCCGCGGCTCGCGCTGAACAGGATCCACTCACGAGGCGGCTACGCGGGATTCGCGCTGCCACCGGCACTGGACGCCAACCTGCTCAACCGGGACGGCGCCGACCACACCCGGATACGCCGGTTGGTGTCCGGCGCCTTTACCCCGGCCAGGGCCGAGGCACTCGGCGCGGGCATCCGCTCGACGGCCACCCGGCTCGCAAGGACCATCGCCGAGCGCGGCGGCGGAGACCTGGTGGCCGACTACGCCGCGCCCCTTCCACTGGCGGCGATCGGCGATCTGCTGGACGTACCGGAGCCGGACCGGGAGCGGTTCGCCCAGTGGACCAGCACCATGCTCGCCCCGGCCAACCGCGCGCAGGTCACCGAGTCGGTCCAGTCCATCCACCGATTCCTGCTGGAGCTGATCGCCGCTCGGCGGGCGAATCCCGGCGAGGACCTGCTGTCCACCTGGATCGGTGCCCGGGACCAGGCAAGCCCCGACAACGCGGCCGCCGACAACACCACCTTCGACGCCACCCTCGACGCCACCCTCGACGACGAGCACCGGCTGGACGAGAACGAGCTCGTCTCGCTGACCTTTCTCGTCCTGTGGGCCGGGATCGAGAACATCACCCACCTGATCAGCCACGGCATGCTGCTCCTGCTCCGGCGTCCCGACCAGTTGGCCGCGCTCCGGGCGGATCCGGCGCTGCTGCCGGCCATGGTCGAGGAACTCCTGCGCTATGCCCATCCGAACGTGCTGTCCATCCGCCGGTTCACGACGGCGGAGGTGGAGATCGGCGGGGTACGCATCCCGGCGGGCGATACGGTGATGCTCGCACTGGCCTCGGCCAACCGGGATCCCGCACGCTTCCCCGATCCGGGGCACCTCGATCCCGCTCGCGCGGACAACCCGCACCTGGCGTTCGGTCACGGCCCGCACTACTGCCTCGGCGCCGCGCTGGCCCGGCTGGAACTCAGGATCGCGTTCGGAGTCCTCCTGGAACAGGTGCCCGCCATGGAGCTCGCGATACCCGAGCACGAACTGCGCTGGCGGCCCTCGTTCCGCTCCCTCGGCCTGCTGTCGCTTCCCGTCCGAGGGGGGTGCGATGGACAGCGGTGA
- a CDS encoding cupin domain-containing protein, with product MAELYGLEPLPVEGGLFRRTWAGPLDATGRPTGSAIMALFAAEDELFSAMHRLPLDEVWHFYLGDSLELLLLHPDGSAGVEVLGRDVLAGQRVQLTVPAGTWMGAQVAPGGRWSLCGTTMAPGFVPEDYEGGDLDTLLAEYPAAAEKIRMLCRRDAPLRLSEE from the coding sequence GTGGCGGAGCTGTACGGGCTGGAACCGCTGCCGGTGGAGGGCGGCCTGTTCCGGCGGACCTGGGCGGGCCCGTTGGACGCCACGGGCCGTCCCACGGGATCGGCGATCATGGCGCTGTTCGCCGCGGAGGACGAGTTGTTCTCGGCGATGCACCGGCTGCCGCTGGACGAGGTCTGGCATTTCTACCTCGGCGATTCGCTCGAACTGCTGCTGCTTCATCCGGACGGCAGCGCCGGCGTGGAGGTGCTCGGCCGGGACGTTCTCGCCGGCCAGCGGGTGCAGCTGACGGTGCCCGCGGGTACCTGGATGGGCGCGCAGGTGGCACCGGGCGGGCGTTGGTCGCTGTGCGGCACCACCATGGCCCCCGGATTCGTACCCGAGGACTACGAGGGCGGCGACCTGGACACCCTGCTCGCCGAGTACCCCGCTGCCGCCGAGAAGATCCGCATGCTGTGCCGCCGGGACGCGCCCCTGCGGCTGTCGGAGGAGTGA
- a CDS encoding SDR family NAD(P)-dependent oxidoreductase encodes MPDASLPDLGGVVAVVTGASGQVGGGIALRFAQAGASVVAHYHRDRASAEELVDRLRAAGAAALAVPADLSEERQCRRLVETAADWGGRLDALVNNAGVQPVQELATMSAEDWRTVVDTNLTSAFCCTQAAAEAMRADGGTITHIASIEATQPATGHAHYAASKAALVMHARNAALEYGPRGIRVNTVSPGLIHRPDLEEAWPEGVRRWERAAPLARLGRPTDVGNACVFLASPMAGWITGHNLVVDGGVGAHPTW; translated from the coding sequence ATGCCGGATGCCTCGCTGCCCGACCTCGGCGGCGTGGTCGCCGTGGTCACCGGGGCCAGTGGGCAGGTCGGAGGCGGCATCGCGCTGCGGTTCGCGCAAGCCGGTGCCTCCGTGGTGGCGCACTACCACCGGGACCGGGCGAGCGCCGAGGAACTGGTGGACCGGCTCCGGGCCGCCGGCGCCGCGGCACTGGCCGTACCCGCGGACCTGAGCGAGGAACGGCAGTGCCGGCGGCTCGTCGAAACGGCGGCGGACTGGGGCGGGCGGCTGGACGCACTGGTCAACAACGCGGGGGTGCAGCCGGTGCAGGAGCTGGCCACGATGTCCGCCGAGGACTGGCGAACGGTGGTGGACACCAACCTGACCAGCGCCTTCTGCTGCACGCAGGCGGCGGCCGAGGCGATGCGTGCCGATGGTGGAACGATCACCCACATCGCCTCCATCGAGGCCACCCAGCCCGCGACCGGCCATGCGCACTACGCGGCCTCCAAGGCAGCGCTGGTCATGCACGCGCGCAACGCCGCACTGGAGTACGGGCCGCGCGGGATCCGGGTCAACACCGTCTCACCCGGGCTGATCCACCGTCCCGATCTCGAGGAGGCCTGGCCCGAAGGGGTGCGGCGCTGGGAACGAGCGGCACCGCTAGCCCGGCTCGGGCGGCCCACCGACGTGGGCAACGCCTGCGTCTTCCTCGCGTCCCCGATGGCGGGGTGGATCACCGGCCACAACCTCGTGGTGGACGGCGGAGTCGGCGCCCACCCCACCTGGTGA
- a CDS encoding esterase-like activity of phytase family protein: MGPRRSVRPVATIALCCAVLAAAFTAPPAQAGPQPAVRMVGESIVPHQLRFLGTTVGGLSGIDRDPYTGEYVLISDDRSYQQPARFYTARIDVDAGGVHGVTFTGTHALRQPDGSTYPPPTANDGKAVDPEEIRVDPRTGHYWWSQEGNRPKGQDPAEPLIQPSIEFTARFGGHVGNLPLPRHYRISRHEHGPRRNLVLEAITFSTNGSVLTTALEGPLLQDGPEPTTERGALARVTRQERTGEVLDQFAYPLEPLFAEPDPTSPWNPDTGVPAILAYPDDPFRYLVLERSYVPGSGFKVRLFETDIRGATEVQDRYSLATGTVRPMRKRLLTDLRDLNLSTVDNIEGMTWGPDLPGGEHTLLLVSDDNFSPEEVTQVVALGLR, encoded by the coding sequence ATGGGACCTCGACGTTCAGTACGCCCGGTCGCGACGATCGCCCTCTGCTGCGCGGTGCTGGCCGCCGCGTTCACGGCGCCACCGGCGCAAGCCGGGCCACAACCGGCGGTGCGCATGGTGGGCGAGTCGATCGTCCCGCACCAGCTCCGGTTCCTCGGCACGACCGTCGGCGGGCTCTCCGGCATCGACCGGGACCCCTACACCGGGGAATACGTGCTGATCAGTGACGACCGCTCCTACCAGCAGCCCGCCCGGTTCTACACCGCGCGGATCGACGTGGACGCGGGCGGGGTGCACGGCGTCACCTTCACCGGAACGCACGCGCTGCGGCAACCGGATGGCAGCACCTACCCGCCACCCACCGCGAACGACGGCAAGGCAGTCGACCCGGAGGAGATCAGGGTCGACCCGCGGACCGGACACTACTGGTGGAGCCAGGAAGGCAACCGGCCGAAGGGTCAGGACCCGGCGGAGCCACTGATCCAGCCGTCCATCGAGTTCACCGCACGCTTCGGCGGGCACGTCGGTAACCTCCCGCTGCCACGCCACTACCGGATCTCCCGGCACGAGCACGGCCCGCGCCGCAACCTCGTACTGGAAGCGATCACCTTCAGTACCAACGGTTCGGTATTGACCACCGCGCTGGAGGGCCCGTTGCTCCAGGACGGGCCGGAGCCGACAACCGAGCGCGGCGCGCTGGCCAGGGTGACCAGGCAGGAGCGGACCGGAGAGGTGCTGGACCAGTTCGCCTACCCGCTGGAACCGCTGTTCGCCGAGCCGGACCCCACCAGCCCGTGGAACCCGGACACCGGCGTGCCCGCCATCCTGGCCTACCCAGATGACCCATTCCGGTACCTGGTGCTGGAACGCAGCTACGTCCCGGGCTCCGGGTTCAAGGTACGGCTGTTCGAGACGGACATCCGGGGCGCCACCGAGGTCCAGGACCGGTACTCGCTCGCCACCGGGACGGTCCGGCCGATGCGCAAGCGGCTACTGACCGATTTACGTGACCTCAATCTATCCACTGTAGACAATATCGAGGGGATGACCTGGGGTCCGGACCTGCCCGGCGGCGAGCACACGCTCCTGCTCGTCAGTGACGACAACTTCAGCCCCGAGGAAGTCACCCAGGTGGTTGCGCTCGGCCTGCGCTGA
- a CDS encoding Gfo/Idh/MocA family protein — MERVGLAVIGAGYWGPNLVRNAQATPGLRLEYLCDLDRERAGRVLGEYSTVRAGDSLEEVLGDPAVSAVAIATPAATHLKVAMAALEAGKHVLVEKPLATNLAEGRQLTAAAERRGLVLMLDHTYCYTPAVRHLRELIRSGGVGSIQYLDSVRINLGLVQPDVDVLWDLAPHDLSVFDAILPDGVRPVAVAAHGSDPIGAGRACVAHLTIRLSGGAMAHVHVNWLSPTKIRTMVIGGSRRTAVWDDLNPSQRLSIYDRGVETYDPAELPPEKREQTIVSYRVGEMVAPALTEQEALRAVMAEFAGSIRERRSPLTDGRSGLRVLALLEAATESLRSDGAFVEIPEETV; from the coding sequence GTGGAACGCGTTGGCCTTGCGGTCATCGGTGCTGGTTACTGGGGACCCAACCTGGTCCGTAACGCGCAAGCGACTCCCGGGTTACGCCTGGAGTACCTGTGCGATCTCGACCGGGAACGGGCGGGCCGGGTGCTCGGAGAGTACTCCACGGTGCGCGCCGGCGACTCCCTCGAGGAGGTACTGGGCGATCCCGCGGTGTCCGCGGTCGCCATCGCGACCCCGGCCGCGACCCACCTCAAAGTGGCGATGGCCGCGCTGGAAGCAGGAAAGCACGTGCTGGTGGAGAAACCATTGGCGACCAACCTCGCCGAGGGCAGGCAACTGACCGCCGCCGCAGAGCGACGCGGCCTGGTGCTGATGCTCGATCACACCTACTGCTACACGCCCGCGGTACGGCACCTGCGCGAACTGATCCGTTCCGGGGGCGTCGGCTCCATCCAGTACCTGGACTCGGTACGGATCAACCTCGGTCTGGTGCAGCCGGACGTGGACGTGCTGTGGGACCTCGCGCCGCACGACCTCTCCGTCTTCGACGCGATCCTCCCGGACGGGGTACGGCCCGTCGCGGTGGCCGCGCACGGATCCGACCCGATCGGGGCAGGACGCGCCTGCGTGGCGCATCTCACCATCCGGCTCTCCGGCGGGGCGATGGCGCATGTGCATGTGAACTGGCTCTCCCCCACCAAGATCCGCACCATGGTGATCGGTGGTTCCCGCCGGACCGCGGTGTGGGACGACCTGAATCCCAGTCAACGACTGTCCATTTACGACAGAGGCGTCGAAACCTATGATCCGGCCGAACTACCCCCGGAGAAGCGGGAGCAGACGATAGTCTCCTACCGGGTCGGCGAGATGGTGGCACCGGCGCTCACCGAGCAGGAGGCCCTGCGTGCGGTGATGGCCGAGTTCGCCGGCTCGATCCGCGAGCGGCGCAGCCCGCTCACCGACGGCCGATCCGGCCTGCGCGTGCTGGCGCTGCTGGAGGCGGCCACCGAGAGTTTGCGCAGCGATGGGGCATTCGTGGAGATACCCGAGGAGACGGTGTGA
- a CDS encoding SDR family NAD(P)-dependent oxidoreductase: MAAQPIEGQRILVTGGAGTIGSAVVDRLAEAGAARIIVLDNLVRGRKENLAAAGAAAGDRLELVEGDINDTALVHELTTGTDVVFHLAALRITQCAEQPRLALESLVDGTFTVLEAAAEAGVRKVIASSSASVYGLADHFPTDERHHPYNNDTFYGAAKAFNEGMLRSFKAMYDLDYVALRYFNVYGPRMDVHGLYTEVLIRWMERINRGEPPLIFGDGAQTMDFVHVHDIARANLLAATAPATGAVYNIASATETSLRQLALDLLAAMGSELEPEHGPERAVNGVTRRLADISAAERDLGWRPEIELRQGLRDLVSWWRTSTGSGVE; this comes from the coding sequence ATGGCGGCACAGCCGATCGAAGGGCAGCGGATCCTGGTCACCGGGGGAGCCGGAACCATCGGCTCCGCCGTGGTGGACCGGCTCGCCGAGGCGGGGGCGGCCCGCATCATCGTGCTGGACAACCTGGTCCGCGGCCGCAAGGAGAACCTGGCTGCCGCGGGCGCGGCCGCGGGAGACCGGCTGGAACTGGTCGAGGGCGACATCAACGACACCGCGCTGGTGCACGAGCTGACCACCGGGACGGATGTGGTCTTCCACCTCGCCGCACTGCGGATCACCCAGTGCGCCGAGCAGCCACGGCTGGCGCTGGAGTCACTCGTCGACGGCACCTTCACCGTGCTCGAGGCCGCCGCGGAAGCGGGCGTGCGCAAGGTGATCGCGTCCTCATCCGCCTCGGTGTACGGCCTCGCCGACCACTTCCCCACCGACGAGCGGCACCACCCGTACAACAACGACACCTTCTACGGTGCGGCGAAAGCGTTCAACGAGGGCATGCTGCGCAGCTTCAAGGCGATGTACGACCTGGACTACGTCGCGTTGCGGTACTTCAACGTGTACGGGCCACGGATGGACGTGCACGGCCTCTACACCGAGGTGCTGATCCGCTGGATGGAACGGATCAACCGCGGTGAGCCACCGCTGATCTTCGGTGACGGCGCGCAGACAATGGACTTCGTGCACGTCCACGACATCGCGCGGGCCAACCTGCTGGCCGCCACGGCGCCGGCGACCGGCGCGGTGTACAACATCGCCAGCGCCACCGAGACCAGCCTGCGGCAGCTCGCCCTCGACCTGCTCGCCGCGATGGGCTCCGAGCTCGAACCGGAGCACGGTCCGGAACGCGCGGTCAACGGGGTCACCAGGCGGCTGGCCGACATCTCCGCGGCGGAACGCGACCTCGGGTGGCGTCCGGAAATCGAGCTGCGGCAAGGCCTGCGCGACCTGGTGTCCTGGTGGCGTACCAGCACCGGCTCGGGTGTGGAATAA